CCAGCCCAACACCGAACATCAGTAGCAATACCGTTACTTAATGATATATTTTTCCATTGATTAACTTCTGATTAAGAAACTTTATTTACAAAACGGAATTATCTCTATATAGTTCCTAGTAGGGGGCAGTTACACCATATTTCAACGAGCAATCACAGATGATTGAAGGTTATCCTACTGTATATATTTGTCAAACTTATTCAACATGATAGAGTTTTACACAAAGATGAAAGGTGATTTTTCTATTATTCAACATAGAATAGCAAAATTTAAGAAAATCTGTGTACTATGTTGGTAGACATGGGTAAGCGGGTTGTGCTTACGAATGATAGAACGCTTACGAGTGAGTACAGGAGCATACCCTTGTTTGACTTTCTTAGTTGCGCACCCTCTGAAAGAGTGCCTGACTACATGTTTAACTTTCTTGCGCCCAACGTTCCCATGGATAATGGCATCTTGGGAAAGGCACCATATGGTCTAAGAAAGATAGAAGCGGGATTACTCCGTGATTATAAAAGGGAAGAGGTTGCTGTAGTTCATCCTGATTATCTTGATCAATATATTGATGAAGATACTTCTGTCGTTGGGATCTATGCTATGGATCCTTTAGGCCTTGCACCTGTTAGCATGATGTTTACCGGTGGGCAGGTTTATTATACTCCTCTAAATCAGAAGTATTTCATCGATCTTGCTAGAAAGTTAAAGGCAATGAGACAGAAAAATGGCTACAGGTTCAAGGTTGCTGTTGGCGGTCCGGGGGCGTGGCAGTTTGAATTCAGAGTTGAGCAACAGGAGGATCTGATGGTTGATCATGCGGTGATCGGAGAGGGGGATCATATTGCTCACGAACTTTTCAAAGACATAGAGTCTGGCAACGTACCAGCTAGAATTAGGGTTGGGAAACAACCAAAACTGGAACAGATTCCAGAGATCGTGTGTCCTAGCATCCATGGTGTTGTAGAGGCTATGCGTGGTTGCGGGAGAAACTGCGAATTCTGCGAGCCGAATCTTAGAATAGCGAAGTTTGTTTACCCGCACAAGGTGAAGAATGAAATAATGGTTAATGTTGCCGGTGGTACAAATAAGGTTTGGTTACAGAGTGACGATATCTTTCTTTACGGTTTAGAGGATAAGAGGAACTTCATGCCAAATAGTGACGCCGTAATAGATCTTTTCAAGAGCGTGATGTCTGTGCCAGGTGTCAGAAGGTCGCAACCAACTCATGGTACGGTGTCGGCGGTGGTTGCAGACCCCGACATGCTTAAAGGAGTATCGGAAGTTATTAGGGCTGGACAAAACAATATCATTGGTATACAACCTGGCTTGGAGACGGGTTCAGGCTCTTTACTTAAGAAATACATGCCTTTCAAAGCAAAGCCCTATGCCCCTGATGAATGGCCTGATGTAATAGTTAATGGAACGAGGATTTTGAATGAGAACTATTGGTTCCCAGCTTACACGCTGATACTTGGCTTACCCGGTGAAACTGAAGATGATGGGTGGGAGACAGTGAGACTAATAGACAGAATGGAGAGGGAGTTACCCGAACGCATAGGGAAGAAAGCACATTTCTCTGCTACTCCATTGACGTTTGTGCCAATTGGTGTCTTGAAGGGAGACGAGTTCTTCAATGCTGACAATATAAGCGAAACTCATTACTTCATAATCTACAGATGCTGGAGACATATGATATATGAATTGAACAACTTACCTCCTTCTGTAATAAGATTGAATCCACTGCTTAAAGCGGGTTTGATGACATTCTTCAAGTGGGGCGTGAATCAGGTAATGTCTGTTATACAGGACTGGGGCAAGAAACTAGGATATGATTATGAAAGAGCCCTCGTCATCACCCGCTAAGGTGGTACAATGCGTAAAGATGGATACAAGATTGTGTTAACTGGAGACAAAGCAGCTATTAGCAATTACAGAGGCTTCAATTGGATAGGCTTTGTTGGCTGCATCCCCTCGAACTATCCCAAGATACCTAGAAACAGAGCCATAATGGAAGACATACTATTTTCTACGAAAAGTGATAACGATGGCAGGCTGAGGATTGCTCCTTACGGGATCAGGAAGATCGAGGCAGCGTTGCTAGAATATGGATTTTCTGCTGATGAGGTAATAGTAGCAGATCCTAGACGGTTGGACAAAGTTGTTGGAGAGAACACCAAGGCGATAGGCCTTACTGTGCACGACCCAATGGGATATGCGGCTGTTTCTCAACTGGTCGCGTGCATGTTCAGGTTGATCAACTGGTATCCGGCACCATCGTACACGGCAATGGCATTCGATGACCTAATACATAACCCTCTGCTGAAGAAGTACGGCTCAAAGTTGATCATTGGCGGTCCAGGCATCTGGCAGCTGGAAGAGCATCCAGAACGCTTTGTGGAATGGGGAATCGATTGTCTTGTGGATGGAGAAGCCGAAGGCATCGTAGGACCTCTCTTCGAACAGGCAGTAAAGGGCGAGAAACTTCCAAAAAAGACACATGGAGCACCAATGAAGTCTGATGACATTCCATTACTTAGGAATCCGTCTTCTAGCGGCATTGTTGAAATAACGAGGGGTTGTGGCAGAGGATGCCAGTTCTGTTCGCCCGATCTTCTAATGTTTAGATCCATACCAAAAGAACGTATAATGAAGGAGGTTGAGCTTGAAATCAGGAACGGCTTGCAAAATATTACTTTGCATTCTGAAGATGCTTTGTTTTACGGAAGGAAGATGGGAAGTTTTGAGGTTAACCATGATGCTATAATAGACCTCTGGAACACTGTCAAGAAATATCCTGGTGTTAGGCAGGTTGGAACTGACTTCTTTGCCTGTTCTACTATAAAATCAAGCCCAAGAACTTTGAAAGAAATGGCGGAGATCATGGAGTTAGACAGAAGACATCCTGGATTTGTTGAAACTGGCTTGGAAACTGTGAGTCCTAATTTGGTCAAGATGATAATGCCAGGAAAGGTTAAACCATATACAATTGAAGAATGGCCTGATGTAATTGACGATGCGTTGGGAATCCTCGATGATAACCACTGGTTCACAGTGGCTTCAATGATGACTGGTCTTCCAAAGGAGACCGAAGCCGATGTAATAAAGAACTTGGAATTTATTGATGGCATAAAACATCACAAGGTATTCGTTTGGATGTTCCCATTGATGCCTCTACGTTCAATGAGGAGGCAGGCTGGAAAGTGGATGCCAGAGTATACGCCCTTGAGGCAGGAGCTTATACTTAGAGCGACGGTTCATTCTGTAGATATGATAGACAGATACGCGGATCTTCTGCTGAAACCAATCCCATCATATTTACGATTTGCAGTAACCAAGATACTGAAATACGTATCGAGAACCATGGTTCAGTATCTGAGGGATGCTGAAGGATTCATAGAGACGGAGGATAGGTTAAACCTTTACAAGGATCTACAGAGAGAGGTAAGCGGAGAGGGTGAAGCTGTAATGCATGTATCTAACGTTGTTAAAGAACTCATTAACATACAACGCATCAACGCAAATTCGGAGAACTAACGTTATCTAACAGATGCACGAAATTCATGGTAATGTTACATTATTGCCTATTTCGTGGGTTTACGTTCATACGTACATTCAATGCACAAAGATGCAACGGATGCAGCGAATGTAGCTGCCTCACTTGCAACTTCCGCTGCTAGCAGAGCTTGCTTTGAAATTTCAGGATGCTTTTTTGATAGCCGTGCTAATATTGATGCTGATTCCGCAGAATTCTTGGAAGCATCTATAGCTAGGTTTATTGCTCTAGCCAGTTCTGGCATTTTTGCGGAGCTCGTATGTTTTGGTAACGATGCTAACAAATCCTTCACAACTGACTCTACACTTACTAGTGATTGAGACATTGCAATATCTTTCGCTGATCAGATTTAAAAATGTTAATTAATAATTTTCAGCGAGGAAGTGTAAGGATTTGTTTAACAGCCTTTTTGCTTATACAACTCATTAACACGAATTCCTTTAGTACTGCTCGCTACATGCCATGTGACACTTTTAGTCTGGTTTGCAATTCTTGCCCTGTATATTGGAAGGGCTAGGTAAGCTATCAAAGCTGCAGCCATCCCTTTCGGTTCACTGAACCCTTCTTTAACACTTGCCTTTAAAAGGGAGGATAGAGGTAACCGTATACCAAACTTTGCAACATATTCTTTTATCTGCTCATGTCCCTCCACGGCCCTTGATACCTGTGAGGCAAAGTCAAGCATAGTGCCCGCAGGTTTGAACCATACGATTGCGTCATCGCAATAACCCACTTTATACCCCTGTTCAAGAACCTTACACTGTAGGTACAGGTCTATCGCTATCAGATCAGGTATTTTTATCATTCTTGCAATATCTGCCCTTATGGATAATCCCCTACCCATTACTGTATACTGCGACAACCCTAACTTCCTAATACGCCTCAACCAGGAAGCAGTGAAGGAAGATGCCCTTGCCGCTATGCTATTCTGTTCAAGTGGTACAGGATTGGATGCACACAACGCGACGTCAGCCTTTAAGCCAGATGACAGCAATAACGTAGTATCTTTATCCGGTATGACATCGGCGTCATAAAGCACTACAGCATCACCTCTAGCGTTGCTAAATATCTCATTCCATGCGCTCGCAGCACCTTTTCTCATATTGTGATGTATCAATGTTATACTTAGCCTGGACTTTTTTGTAAAATCATTGACAACATCAGGCGTTGCATCGGTAGAATCGTCAGAAATTATCACCTCGCCTATCTTATGAACATTATCCATGGTTTGTAACTCCAGTGCTTCAAGGAGGTTTCTTATACTACCTTCCTCATTGTACGACGGTATACCGATAGTGACCTGCATGTAATTTCAAATACGACCTGGAAATTTAACCTTGACTGTTAGAGCTGAATGCTGAATAGATTCGTGCTTATGATAGAACCCTGTCTAGCAGTTCTCACCTTCGAAATTTCAAGATTGTGGGCCCAGATTGTCACCATTATTGCACCATCTGGAATTCCTTCAGGTCTGTCAATAACTTTAATGTCAGACATTCTAACACCATACTCTAACAGCTTGTTCTTACTTTGCTCAACAAGTTCCTCCGGGTAACCTGTGTTGTATAGATACACATTGCCTTGATACTCTAGTTTGTTCGTCATTAGCTTTATGTTAAATTACTATAAGAAAAATGTTTCATTTTTTGCTAGATAATTATTTATTGTACTGCAAACGTAGGCACCTCTGTCCCGTGGTAGCTCAGCCTGGTAGAGGTTCTATACTGCCAAAAGCTTCCGGCTGTAGTGGTTGGCTTATAGCTAACTGTAATCAGCCTACTCAGGCTAACAGATACCGGAGCGTCGCAGGTTCGATTCCTGCCCACGGGATATATATTAACAATGCTTCGAAAAGTAACAGAAGCTATTGTCTATAAACATCGTTTTGAGAGCTCGGAGATTTCTGTAAAAAATGTGTGTCATTAGAAGGTGCCTAAAACTGGTATTGTCCTACCGAAAACTGGGATATGTGCAGCAAGAGAGATGCAGTTAAGCTCGCGGTTGCTAGAAGTCTGTTGCGTGCGTTGCCTATTGATTCGTAATACACATAAGTGAGAAGTGCACTAGCATCGTTATGAGGAAAGAATACATTGTAGTAAGGATAGATGCTGCCCCTGATGGTAGCCCACAGGTGCTTGTCTCGTTATCCGATCCTAAGGATGTGCGAGACAGGGGTCAAGGATCATTCGGTGGGCCTCAAGCAATTAGTAGTTTTGGTTCCATGGAAGATCTTATGAAGAATATAAACAAGATATTTGCCAGTCAATTGATGGGTAGCTTTACAACTACATTGAAACTTAGCATAAAGGAATATGAGGATTCCGGCATAAAGGTTGGTGATAAGATCTACCTTGACATAATTAAGCCTGAAGGTGAAAGAGTAACAAATGAATTGGTATTAAGTCCTGATCAAATGCAAAAGTACGAAAATGTCGTAGCTGTGTTAAGTGATGCTGGCATAGGACCAAGTGAGTGGTCGTCTTTAAGGAACGAAATATTGAGCATGATAAACAAAGGTGTCCCACCAAGGGAGATTGCTGATACAGTTATTCGCAAAATCAAAGGAGCATAAGCTTAATTTTTAATTGTGTTTATCACAATTGTAGAAAATACTAGGTAAACTTATATAATTGATATAAAACTGAAGTTTATGCATGGAAAATCGGTACTGGCTGTTTTTGCTGGCCTGTTGTTGTTTTTACCAATAGTATCAATAGACGCACTTGCGGTTTTAGAACCTAGTCTAAGAGTCTCTGCTGACAGCACCACGATTTTGGTAGAACCAAATCAGGGCTACACACCTGGAGCCGGCAAGACCCCCACTATAATTACCCTAGATCAGATAGAGCAATGCCTTAACACGATGCAGTGTAATGCTAAAGTCTTCACAGGGGACGTTATCAGGTTTACTGGAGTGCTTACTGACGAAAATGATAGGCCTTTGCCAGATAGGGAGGTTAGAATAATCGCATTAATTCCAACACCGGAGCTGGTCGTATTGACAACTGCAACAACTGATTTAGACGGTTCATTTACTGCCGAATGGGTCGCAAAACTCTCGAAACAGACTAGCGCCTTCCAGGATGTAACTAGACAGTTCCAGACCGAATCATTGGAAGTCTTTGCTGAATTCCTAGGTGATGCAAATTTGGCACCTGCAAAGTCTAGCAGATTAGCTATGACAGTAACAGTAAACACCATAAGCACCATGGTTAATTCTGATAAAACACTTTACAGAGAAGGCGATACCGTAATAATTTTTGTGGCGTTTATAGATAGTAACGACAATTTCATCGATCCTGACGAGATACGGGC
This DNA window, taken from Nitrososphaerales archaeon, encodes the following:
- a CDS encoding radical SAM protein → MGKRVVLTNDRTLTSEYRSIPLFDFLSCAPSERVPDYMFNFLAPNVPMDNGILGKAPYGLRKIEAGLLRDYKREEVAVVHPDYLDQYIDEDTSVVGIYAMDPLGLAPVSMMFTGGQVYYTPLNQKYFIDLARKLKAMRQKNGYRFKVAVGGPGAWQFEFRVEQQEDLMVDHAVIGEGDHIAHELFKDIESGNVPARIRVGKQPKLEQIPEIVCPSIHGVVEAMRGCGRNCEFCEPNLRIAKFVYPHKVKNEIMVNVAGGTNKVWLQSDDIFLYGLEDKRNFMPNSDAVIDLFKSVMSVPGVRRSQPTHGTVSAVVADPDMLKGVSEVIRAGQNNIIGIQPGLETGSGSLLKKYMPFKAKPYAPDEWPDVIVNGTRILNENYWFPAYTLILGLPGETEDDGWETVRLIDRMERELPERIGKKAHFSATPLTFVPIGVLKGDEFFNADNISETHYFIIYRCWRHMIYELNNLPPSVIRLNPLLKAGLMTFFKWGVNQVMSVIQDWGKKLGYDYERALVITR
- a CDS encoding radical SAM protein codes for the protein MRKDGYKIVLTGDKAAISNYRGFNWIGFVGCIPSNYPKIPRNRAIMEDILFSTKSDNDGRLRIAPYGIRKIEAALLEYGFSADEVIVADPRRLDKVVGENTKAIGLTVHDPMGYAAVSQLVACMFRLINWYPAPSYTAMAFDDLIHNPLLKKYGSKLIIGGPGIWQLEEHPERFVEWGIDCLVDGEAEGIVGPLFEQAVKGEKLPKKTHGAPMKSDDIPLLRNPSSSGIVEITRGCGRGCQFCSPDLLMFRSIPKERIMKEVELEIRNGLQNITLHSEDALFYGRKMGSFEVNHDAIIDLWNTVKKYPGVRQVGTDFFACSTIKSSPRTLKEMAEIMELDRRHPGFVETGLETVSPNLVKMIMPGKVKPYTIEEWPDVIDDALGILDDNHWFTVASMMTGLPKETEADVIKNLEFIDGIKHHKVFVWMFPLMPLRSMRRQAGKWMPEYTPLRQELILRATVHSVDMIDRYADLLLKPIPSYLRFAVTKILKYVSRTMVQYLRDAEGFIETEDRLNLYKDLQREVSGEGEAVMHVSNVVKELINIQRINANSEN
- a CDS encoding glycosyltransferase family 2 protein, with product MQVTIGIPSYNEEGSIRNLLEALELQTMDNVHKIGEVIISDDSTDATPDVVNDFTKKSRLSITLIHHNMRKGAASAWNEIFSNARGDAVVLYDADVIPDKDTTLLLSSGLKADVALCASNPVPLEQNSIAARASSFTASWLRRIRKLGLSQYTVMGRGLSIRADIARMIKIPDLIAIDLYLQCKVLEQGYKVGYCDDAIVWFKPAGTMLDFASQVSRAVEGHEQIKEYVAKFGIRLPLSSLLKASVKEGFSEPKGMAAALIAYLALPIYRARIANQTKSVTWHVASSTKGIRVNELYKQKGC